In Rhinoraja longicauda isolate Sanriku21f chromosome 38, sRhiLon1.1, whole genome shotgun sequence, the following are encoded in one genomic region:
- the LOC144610901 gene encoding hydroxylysine kinase-like, translating into MADSEKVAVIRPSLSEAQVVVLVGRLYGLKVSKVHPLPSYMDQNFHIIVWETQEGGDHGEGYILKVLNTADSQNADLVEAQTRIMMFLNQKGFLTAVPIPTIDGKIMSLETISCGQEYKNYMVRLLTYLPGTQLLKIPADPQILYKIGRTLAQINKVLIEFNHPNIKSLQQDSFIWNLSNTHLLEKYLFAVKNTHDRQIVDDVIQQFMKKILPNINNFQKSIIHGDFSHTNILVQPLHSSADRSNAAGHMQQQLEISGILDFGDTGYGYSVHDVAICIMHLTLDSKAPLYVGGHILAGFESVIPLTLQERDALYLLVLCRFSQSLVLGAYNILLYPENEEYLLTTSRTGWKNLHQLWELGKEAVEKVWFETAKSYLTL; encoded by the exons ATGGCTGACTCAGAGAAAGTTGCTGTAATCAGACCCTCACTGAGTGAGGCCCAGGTGGTGGTGTTGGTCGGACGGTTGTACGGTCTGAAGGTTTCAAAAGTCCATCCACTGCCCAGTTACATGGACCAGAACTTCCACATCATTGTATGGGAGACCCAGGAAGGTGGAGATCACGGAGAGGGCTACATCCTCAAGGTGCTGAACACTGCCGACAGCCAAAACGCTGATTTGGTGGAAGCACAAACGCGAATCATGATGTTCCTGAACCAGAAAGGTTTTCTTACAGCCGTACCAATCCCAACCATTGATGGCAAGATTATGTCCCTGGAGACAATCA GTTGTGGTCAAGAATATAAGAACTACATGGTCCGCTTGTTGACCTACCTGCCAGGAACTCAACTACTGAAGATCCCTGCAGACCCACAGATCTTGTACAAAATTGGCCGAACGCTTGCTCAGATTAACAAAGTTCTGATA GAATTCAATCACCCCAACATAAAGAGTCTGCAACAAGATTCTTTCATCTGGAACCTTTCAAACACTCACCTTCTGGAAAAGTACCTGTTCGCAGTGAAGAACACCCATGATCGCCAAATTGTGGATGACGTTATTCAGCAATTTATGAAGAAGATACTTCCAAATATCAACAACTTTCAGAAAA GCATTATTCACGGGGACTTCAGTCACACCAACATTCTCGTGCAGCCTCTTCATTCATCAGCTGATCGCTCCAACGCAGCAGGTCACATGCAGCAGCAGCTGGAGATTTCTGGCATCCTGGACTTTGGCGACACGGGCTATGGTTACAGTGTGCATGATGTGGCCATCTGTATAATGCACCTCACGCTGGACAGCAAAGCCCCCCTGTATGTTGGAGGCCATATTCTCGCAGGCTTCGAGAGTGTGATCCCGTTAACTCTCCAGGAAAGGGATGCCTTGTATTTGCTGGTTCTTTGCAGGTTTTCCCAGTCGCTGGTTTTAGGGGCATATAATATTCTGCTTTACCCTGAAAATGAAGAGTACCTACTGACCACATCAAGAACTGGCTGGAAGAATTTGCACCAACTCTGGGAGTTAGGAAAAGAAGCAGTGGAGAAGGTTTGGTTTGAGACGGCCAAGTCCTACCTCACTCTGTGA